The following nucleotide sequence is from Bacteroidota bacterium.
AAGCATGGTGAAGGCGGAAGCGACATCTATATGATGACTCGCAACAGCGCCGGCGATTGGAGCGAACCGGTAAACCTAAAGATCAACACCGGCTCCAACGAGGTCTCTCCGTTCATCGCCAGTGATAACCAGACATTATATTTTGCCTCTGACCGCTCGGGCGGACAAGGGGGATATGATATTTACGTGACCTACCGCAAAGGCGACAACGAATGGTCCGAGCCGAAGAATCTCGGTGCCGCTGTCAATACGAAGTCCAACGAATTGTTCTTTTCGATTCCGTCGCGCGAGGATGCGGTGTATGTTTCCTCGGATCGTGAAGGTGGCCAGGGCGGATTCGATATCTGGAAGATCGTCCCGAACCCGGTGAAGCCGAAACCCAAGTTTATCGCATTCAGCGGCCGAGTGCTCGATGCGGTTACCGGCCAACCGATCGCAACAAATGCCGATGTAAGCATTAATATCTCGGCGACCGGCGAAGCGATCACGAATACCGGTTCGGCCAAGAACTACAAAGCGGATGTTCCGATCGGCAAACCGATTCGTGTCACGGCCATGGCCGACGGTTACGCATCGGGGAATGTCGAAGTACAGACGCCGGATGCTTTCGACCCCAACGGATTTTCACAGGATATCAAGCTGAACCCGTCGAAGGTTCGGATCGTCGGCCACACGACCGACCTGTTTACGAACAAGAAGATCGCCGACGCAAAGGTCACGCTCGAAGAGATCGACGCCAACGGTAATTCGCTCGGGACACAATCGGTCCAGACCGACGCCGATGCCGCGTTCGGTTTCGATGCGAAAGTCGGCGCGAAGTATCGCATCGCCGCGAGTGCGAATGAGTATCAAGGCTACTATCAGCCGCTCGACGATATCCCGCTCAAGCGTGAAGCGAGCGTGACGGTCCCGAAAGAGATACGCATGACGCCGAACGAGATTAAGCCGATCACGGTCAACTTCGAAACGGCGAAGTACGATCTGATGCCGAGCCAGTTGCCGCAGTTCAACGACTTTATCCGCCGGGTGAAAGACAATCCGTACGTCAAGCTTGAAGTACAGGGATATACCGACGAGCGCGGCTCGGAAGAACTCAACCGCGTGCTTTCGGAAAAGCGCGCAAAGGCAGTGCAGGACTATCTGCAATCGCAGGGTGTGCCGGCCAATCAGTTGGCCGTTGTCAAAGGTTACGGCAAGAGCAACCCGCTCGATCCGTCGAGCAACGAAGAGGCGTGGAGAAAGAACCGCCGTTGTGAAATTCGTATCGTCGGAAAATAAGCCGCGCAAGGAGAGTGTAGGACATGAATCAACGAGTAATGCAGAGAGTTACAGCAGTGTTGGTCGTTCTGGCGGTGTTCGCCGGCGCGAATCGCTCGGATGCACAGATCCTCAGTCGCGGCGATCTCTTCGGCCCCGGTGCTCCGCCGGCGATGATCGGCGTCGAACTCGGGCTTGGGATGCACCAACAACAGGGGACGTATCAGGCGGCGTGTAGTTGCGAATTCACCGACGGTTCGATGAGCGGTTTCCTCGGCGGCCTGCTCTTCGAGCTTCCGCTCGATTACGAATGGACCCTCGGGATCGCGGCGAAGTTCGATTTCAAGGGGCTCGATAACTCCACGATCACGCAGGATACGGCCACCATGCGGTTCCTTGCGAACGATTCCGTCGCCAAAGGGATCATCCACATGCACCGGACCGGCACGGTGCGCGAGACCTTCCTGACGTTCAACCCCTTCGTCCGCTACGAGTTCTACCGCAACGGTCCGTTCGTGCAGATCGGACCTGGGATCGGCATCGTGCTCTCGAGCAGTTTCAAGCACACCCGAGAGCTTCTGAGCTCGAGCGTCCAGCTCCTGGATTCCAATCTTGTCCCCACAGGCCAGGTGATTCCGGGTGTGACGTTCGAGAATGGGACCAACAGCGAGACACTGCAGGACGAGAAAAAGGTTGCGAATATCAATACCTTGCAGATCACGCTCAATGCGTCGCTCGGCTACGATATTCCTGTCGGCGATAATGCCGTGATCGCCCCGATGGTGACGTACTCGCTGCCGTTCACGGCAGTGCGCCCGGACATCCAGTCGACCGGATGGAAAGTGTCGAGCCTGTACGTGTCGGCAGGCTTCAAGTATAAACTCGATTAGTACGAGAGGTATCGGACTTCCCCCGAAAGTCATCATCAATCTCTCGGTGTGAACAGTGTGTTGTGTGGAAGGCAGAAGTAAGAAAGGGTAGTCCAATGAAATCGAATCTCCACCTGACGGTCCTGAGCCTGTTGATGGTTATGGCCGCGCTTTCGCTCAGCGGGCGCGTCTGTGCTCAGGATCTCGAGACGCATAATGAGTTTATCTACGGCCGTGTGCTTGGCAATGACGGCACGATCGTCGTGCTGCTCCCGCTTGGCCGAGTTGGCCTCGACGCGTCCCTAAACTTCTACGACAAAAGTTTCTTCACTGCAAAGATCAACGGGCAGTACTTCACGAATAACAATGTTATCCAAAGCCCCCCGCCCGGCACGACAAAGCTCGGACCGCCCAGCCAGATGTTCATCGTCAAAGGCGCAGTCGATACGATCCGGGCAATCTGGGCGGCCCGCAACGGTGTCGATATCATTCAGGATGTGTGGCCGATCAAATTCACGAAGAGCGGACAGATCATGATGCGCTGGAGCTTCAAGAATCTTGATACATCCTCGGTGGTCCCCATACAATGCCAATGGCTCAATGACGTCGATATCTCGGACCCGAACGACAAAAACGGTCAGACGGCGAACGACGGACCGATCTTCCTGCATCGTTACGGCTACTACGACCAATGGCAGCAATATCCCGGTACGTATTCGCCGAATATCCCCTGGTTCTATATCTGCTTCCTCTATAATTTACCAGGACCGAAGAACAGCCCCGGGCTTGCGGGTCAAGGATATTTAGACAATCCTTCGATCGGGACGACCAAACCGGCTCGCATAACGATGGGCGATTGGTACACGCTGGCCCAGTCGATCTTCGGACCTCCTTCGAATATCAACACGCTCCTCGGGAAGAAACCCGGCAACGACGATGCGATGCTGATCGAGTTCAACCCGACGGCTGCGTCGAAGAATCGCACGGTCGTCGGCGGTATCACGTCGTACGGTACCGGTGAGTTCGAGCGATGCGTCGGCAATATGTTCGGGTTGGTATTTTATCCGCATCAGATCGACTGGAATAAGAGTACGATGTCGTATTCTCCGTCGCCGTTCACTGTCGAGCTGTATGCATTCGATCCGAGCCAATTCAACTCGGCAGCAAATTCGAAGTTTACTCTTACGACCTGCAACAACCTGCTCATCTACGATTCAGCGGGTACAAACCTGATCGGCACGTCGCAGACGTTGCCGCCGGACCCGGCCGGACTCTCGATCGGACCTGGTGGTGTTGGGGTGTTTGATTGGTATTTGAAGGCACAACCGGCGTATTTCTGCACCGGAAATGTCAACTCGTGTTTCAAGATCTCCGGAACGACAGCACTTGGCCCGCCGACATATACGAGCGTTCTTGGCGATACGTGCCTGTTGCCGATCACGATCGGATGTGCAGAGACCGACACGCTTCCGCCGATCCACGACGTATTCACGCACACCGACTTCGGGTCGAACGATTCGATCACCGTGCATGACGATCGTGCGAACGATAAAGGGCTCAAGAAGATCACCTGGACGCTCGCTTTTGGCGGCCCGGCCAGCAACTTCACGATTACTATGTCGGACTCGATCCAACCGTGCTTCAACGATAAGGCCAAGCACCTGATCGTCATTCACCAGATCGATTCGCTCATCGGCGGTTGCTTCGATTTCAAGTTCGAGGATTGTCTCGGTAATATCAGCGACACGACCGTTTGCTTCCCGGCACATCCGAAGTACATCGTCCCCGATACGCTGAAGCCCGCGATCAAAATAACCTATTATGGCAGCTACGACAGTACGCTGTTGTGCAATACCCGCATCGATTCGATCCTGACAAGCGACTTCCGTCAGTACGATGTTGGCATCGACAGCATCTACTTGCTGGATTCGAGTAACATGTACATGTTGCCGCCGTCGAAGACCTTTAGTCCGCCGAATAACTTCAATCCGTTCCGGTTCGGCGTACACGTGCGTGACTCGATGCAAGACGGACACCTCTGCCTGCGCATCAAGGATGCTGCGACACCGAAGGCGAACTACATCGACACGTGCGTCTACTATTGCACGATCAAGGATACGCTTGCTCCGCGCATTTCGATCTCGCAGGTTTCCCTGTATCCGCCAACGTGGACAGTCTATGTGCATGACGACACGGCGTGGGATCGCCACATCAATCAGATCACGATCGTAAACGCGGTGAACATCAAGCCGGTCACAGGGCTTGGCGCTGCAACCGGACAGGGACTCTATATCTTCCAGGTCGAAAAAGCGGACACGACGTTGCCTGCAAGCTTCTGCGTCAAGGCATCGGACCTTGCGGGGAATGTCAGTTCGGATAAGTTCTGCGCGTCGAGCAGTGTCGATACCGATGCAAAGGCGCCGAATATCGGCTATAGCCCCGATCCGCGCACGAACCCGACCCAGTTGATCGTCAATGTCAACGACATCCACTTCAACGATCCGCCGGCGAATACCAGTAAGTACGTCTGGGATACCGGTGTCGATTCGGTGTGGTTCACCTGGGGACCGGATCCGTCGAAGCCCGGCATCATGGAGCCGTATTTCCCGGCGACCGGCAGGAAGTTCAATTGCGACACGACGCAGTTGCCGCCGATCGTGCTGACGGTGATCGATAGTTTGAATGCGGACTCGATCCCGACATGTATCACTATTCACGCACGCGATTGCCACGGCAACGATTCGTCGTGGATGTGGTGCTATCCGTTCACGCCGGACCTGGCGCCGCCGAACATCGTCGCACAGTATCTCAACAAGCAGACGGTACAAGTGACACTCAAGGACGACTCGCTCTACGATCGCGGGCTTCGTTCGGTGTCGTTCGCAAACGGTGCGTTCAATCTGCAGAATGTGAACATGACGCTCAATCGCCTGCCGGATACGACGTTTATCATCACGCGCACGAACCTTGCGCAATCGGCGGCGGCGACGATCAACTCGATCGATTACTGGGGGACATTGTTCGCCAGCGAGCTCGCACAGCATAGCGCCTCGACCGGGATCCAGATGTGGATTCAGGATCTGGCGATGAAGAAGGGCGAGTTGACGCGGCAGGCACAGACGTTCGATCTGCCCGTGTACATCGTCAAGAACGATACCGTGTCGCTCGATCGCAAGGGCATTCGCAGCTTCAAGTTCAGATTCACGATGAGCGGTGATATCAGCCAACTGACATTCGCGGGCGTCAAAACCACCGGCACACTGACGGCATCGAATTGGACTGTCACACCGCAGCCGGTAGGGAGTACTGTGACTATTACTGCAACGGCCGCACCGGGGACGGTGCTGACACAGCCGACCGCTCTCGATACCGTCCTGCTCTATCTGAGCTTCACGACCGCTGCGAGCGAATCGACGAAAGACGTAACGATCTCGATCGACACGCTCGGTGTGACCGGAGGTTCGGAATACGTCGTCTATAACGGGTATGCCGATACCGTTATCAAAGGCTACCATGGTCTCTCGACCATGCCGCCGCCGTGGGGTTCGATGGAAGGATCGCATATCGTTATTGTCGGTTCGTGCGCTCCGTCGTTGCAGTCGCCCGACAAGAACGTCCGGATCGTTTCGCTCGATGTTCCGATGCCGAATCCGGTATCGCGTAGTGTGAACTTGCACTACACTGTCGGCGAAGAAGGCCCGGTTCGTCTTGGTGTCTATGATATGCTCGGCCGACAGGTCAAAGAGCTCTTCAACGACACGCAGAAGCAGGGTGTGTACGATCTGCCGTTCGACGTTCGCGAACTGCCGGACGCACAATACACCATCCGCCTCGAAGCGAATGGTTCGGTGATCACTCGGAAGGTCACCGTGCAGAAGTAATTAGCGTACAAACGCGCTCATGAACACGCTCTCCGGCATGCCGGGGAGCGTGTTGTTTTAAACGGGTCCTGTGCAAACCATTTCGGGGCGGGACTGTTAGTACTGATGTAGCGACATAGGAGGTACGCCACATGGGTCTACATCATCATCTTAGCTTCCTCCCGATCCGCCGAACCTGTTGCGGACTCTTGGCGATTCTTGCCCTTTCTGTTTCATTGGCTCATGCTCAGAAATCTCCGGTAGTGCGCTCGAAGTATAGCATGATGCTGCCGAATGCACTCGACGGCACGACATCCAACAAATTTGTATTTGGCCGCGTGAGCCAAAGCGACGGCACGATCTGGGTACAGCTTCCCGATGGCAACCCGAATTACGTCGGGTATCTTAATTACCGCGAACAATGTTTTTTCTCGGCAAAGGTGATTGATCGGGTATTCACCAACAATCCGTATGTCTCGGGCGCCGCGAACACGTACTCGTTGAATTCTCCGGATACTCTCATTAAGAACGCCGATACCGTTCGTGCGGTGTGGACCAATCGAAACGGCGCGGATATTATTCAGGAGATCTGGCCATACGCATTCGAACGAGCGGGACAGATCGTGATGCGCTGGAGTTTTCGCAACCGCAATCCATCGGTGCCGATCTCGGTACAATGTCAGTGGCTCAATGACGTCGAACTCGATGACCCCAATGACACACTCTATCTCAAAGTCCCGCACCTCGGCCACAAGATCCGCCATTCCAACGACGGACCGACCATCTTGACAAATGTTAGCTACCGGGATAGGTCACAACAATGGACCAATGCAGGGACGATGCCGTGGATGTACATGGCATTTCTGTTCGATCTGGCGGAGCAACCCGGACGGCCTGCGCTCACGAGCCTCGGGTATCTCGACAACAAAGAGCTTGGTACGACGAAACCACTTCGCGTGACGATTGGCGATTGGCCGACACTCTCGACGAGCGCCTGGGGAGTAGCGCCAGGACACCTCATCGGTCCCGTGCTCGGACCCGACGATGCCGTTCTCATCGAGTTTATACCGACACAAGCCGGAAGCGGCATCACGGTCGGCGGAGTAACGTCGTACGGCACGAGCGATTTCGAGATCTGCCATGGCACGATGTTCGGGCTGCTGAAATACAAAGAGTTTTTACCACTCGACAAGACTCGGCAAGCGTACGATCCGACGCCGGTGCGAATCGACTTCCTGCCGGTGAACGACACGACCTTCACGAGCGATTCGCTTCGGTTCTCATTGACGGTCGGTCCGCATCTTTCGCTTTGCGATGCGGCGAATACAATATCGTACGGCACAACGCAATTGTTGCCGATAGAAACTCAACCCCCGCTTCGGATGGCACCGGGAGATGTTGACGAACTCGTCTGGTGGGCAAAAGCATCGCCCGTGTATTTCTGTAAGGATACATTCGTGAGCGAACTCAAAATCGCGGCGACCGGCGGCATCGACGGGCATCCCCCATACCACTCCGATTTCGATGTGAACGTCGATACGTGCGAGCATCCGATCAGGCTCGAATGCGCCGAAACCGATACGCTGCCGCCGTTGCACGATGTCCTTGCGGCGACGACAGTACCGGGCACGATGACGATTACCGTTCATGACGACCGCAAGACGCCGATCCTCGATCGCGGACTCGATACCGTCTGGTGGCAACCGGATCGAAACACCGTGCCGTACGTATCGAATTTCTCGATCGCATTGCTGGATTCGATTCGTCCCTGTTATGCAGACACATTAAAGCATCGCATTGTCTTTACGCAGCGCGATTCTACGATTGGGGGATGTTTTACGTTCTTCTTCCTCGACTGCATGGGGAATCTGAGCGATACCGAACTATGCTTCACGCCTCATCTGCCGCCTACGCCACCCGATACGCTGCCCCCCATCATTAAAATTATCGAACAATTCGGCCAAACCGATGACCGACCGTGCAGCGTGAAGATCGATTCGGTACTTGCAAGCGAAGTCCGTAATCACGATCGGAAGATCGATAGCGTCTATGTGCTGGGTTCGCCGAATAATATGGCGATGAATCCGAGGTTTCAGCACTTTGCGAATCCTGTGCCCGTCGCACGCTTCGGCGTGCATGTGCTCGACTCGATGCACGACGGCGACATCTGTATCCGCGTCGTCGATGCCGCCACGCCGCCGAATCACACTGATACGTGTTTCCGTTATTGCACGACGCCGGACACGCTGGCCCCGCTCGTGAAGATAAGTCCTGTCACGCTCGTGAAATGGCAATGGCAAGTGGACGTCGATGAATCGCGACCATGGGATCGGTTGATCGACACGATATTCGTGTACTATGATCCAGCGAAGTTCACGTTTCCGCCGACGCTGCAACCGCCGCAGCCGTCCGTTACGAAAGGATTGAATCACTACACATTCATTGTGCAAGCGATCGATACGTCGGGTACTGCGTCGTTCTGCGTGCGGGCGAACGATCTTGCAGGAAATATGAGCGACACGGTCTGCACAGGGTTCGAAGCGGAGCCGGACATTCTCGCACCGAACATCGTCTTTGAGCACAATCCGAACGTCAACGCACCGAGCATGGAGTTCGGGATCAATGATATCCACCTCGTCGGTCCGCCGCCATACACGACCCGCTATGTGTGGGATAGGGGAGTAGACTCCGTGTGGTTTACGAACGTGCGGGGCATTACGATCCCGTGGATGAGTGTTAAAGTAGCATGTATCGATTCGCTGCCCCACTTTGTGTTGTCGGTGACGGATACGGTCGCACTCGATACATTGCCTGCCTGCGTCACGATCAACGCGCTTGATTGTGCAGGTAATCTTGCCACGCAGGATTGGTGCTACCGATACAATCGCGACGCTCATGCTCCGAAGATCGTCGCGCATTACCTCGACCGTCGGCGCATCCAAGTGACGGTTACGGATTCCGCGTTGTATGACCGGGGCAACGGAACGGTCAGCACCAGCGGCGAAGTCAATATCGATCCCATCGCAGCGACGCCTACCGCAGAGGCGGTAAGCACGCTCATACTACAGCGACCGCTGGTAG
It contains:
- a CDS encoding PD40 domain-containing protein, translating into MNYKIRQYEMTSRRIVPLLVAFILSLSVVTVLFAQTDSTKQMMASGFAQTHAENVKSLNSSSDEAAPFLSADGNSIYFSSYRLNNRSALFSATRSSSTEWSAPKLLIELEGKQSISVLTVAADGRTAVVQCCNRPDGIYSTCDLYMGDLDGGELKNLRPFGAPINSEWWEGQPSISSDGQLLFFSSDRKHGEGGSDIYMMTRNSAGDWSEPVNLKINTGSNEVSPFIASDNQTLYFASDRSGGQGGYDIYVTYRKGDNEWSEPKNLGAAVNTKSNELFFSIPSREDAVYVSSDREGGQGGFDIWKIVPNPVKPKPKFIAFSGRVLDAVTGQPIATNADVSINISATGEAITNTGSAKNYKADVPIGKPIRVTAMADGYASGNVEVQTPDAFDPNGFSQDIKLNPSKVRIVGHTTDLFTNKKIADAKVTLEEIDANGNSLGTQSVQTDADAAFGFDAKVGAKYRIAASANEYQGYYQPLDDIPLKREASVTVPKEIRMTPNEIKPITVNFETAKYDLMPSQLPQFNDFIRRVKDNPYVKLEVQGYTDERGSEELNRVLSEKRAKAVQDYLQSQGVPANQLAVVKGYGKSNPLDPSSNEEAWRKNRRCEIRIVGK
- a CDS encoding outer membrane beta-barrel protein, whose amino-acid sequence is MQRVTAVLVVLAVFAGANRSDAQILSRGDLFGPGAPPAMIGVELGLGMHQQQGTYQAACSCEFTDGSMSGFLGGLLFELPLDYEWTLGIAAKFDFKGLDNSTITQDTATMRFLANDSVAKGIIHMHRTGTVRETFLTFNPFVRYEFYRNGPFVQIGPGIGIVLSSSFKHTRELLSSSVQLLDSNLVPTGQVIPGVTFENGTNSETLQDEKKVANINTLQITLNASLGYDIPVGDNAVIAPMVTYSLPFTAVRPDIQSTGWKVSSLYVSAGFKYKLD
- a CDS encoding T9SS type A sorting domain-containing protein, which translates into the protein MKSNLHLTVLSLLMVMAALSLSGRVCAQDLETHNEFIYGRVLGNDGTIVVLLPLGRVGLDASLNFYDKSFFTAKINGQYFTNNNVIQSPPPGTTKLGPPSQMFIVKGAVDTIRAIWAARNGVDIIQDVWPIKFTKSGQIMMRWSFKNLDTSSVVPIQCQWLNDVDISDPNDKNGQTANDGPIFLHRYGYYDQWQQYPGTYSPNIPWFYICFLYNLPGPKNSPGLAGQGYLDNPSIGTTKPARITMGDWYTLAQSIFGPPSNINTLLGKKPGNDDAMLIEFNPTAASKNRTVVGGITSYGTGEFERCVGNMFGLVFYPHQIDWNKSTMSYSPSPFTVELYAFDPSQFNSAANSKFTLTTCNNLLIYDSAGTNLIGTSQTLPPDPAGLSIGPGGVGVFDWYLKAQPAYFCTGNVNSCFKISGTTALGPPTYTSVLGDTCLLPITIGCAETDTLPPIHDVFTHTDFGSNDSITVHDDRANDKGLKKITWTLAFGGPASNFTITMSDSIQPCFNDKAKHLIVIHQIDSLIGGCFDFKFEDCLGNISDTTVCFPAHPKYIVPDTLKPAIKITYYGSYDSTLLCNTRIDSILTSDFRQYDVGIDSIYLLDSSNMYMLPPSKTFSPPNNFNPFRFGVHVRDSMQDGHLCLRIKDAATPKANYIDTCVYYCTIKDTLAPRISISQVSLYPPTWTVYVHDDTAWDRHINQITIVNAVNIKPVTGLGAATGQGLYIFQVEKADTTLPASFCVKASDLAGNVSSDKFCASSSVDTDAKAPNIGYSPDPRTNPTQLIVNVNDIHFNDPPANTSKYVWDTGVDSVWFTWGPDPSKPGIMEPYFPATGRKFNCDTTQLPPIVLTVIDSLNADSIPTCITIHARDCHGNDSSWMWCYPFTPDLAPPNIVAQYLNKQTVQVTLKDDSLYDRGLRSVSFANGAFNLQNVNMTLNRLPDTTFIITRTNLAQSAAATINSIDYWGTLFASELAQHSASTGIQMWIQDLAMKKGELTRQAQTFDLPVYIVKNDTVSLDRKGIRSFKFRFTMSGDISQLTFAGVKTTGTLTASNWTVTPQPVGSTVTITATAAPGTVLTQPTALDTVLLYLSFTTAASESTKDVTISIDTLGVTGGSEYVVYNGYADTVIKGYHGLSTMPPPWGSMEGSHIVIVGSCAPSLQSPDKNVRIVSLDVPMPNPVSRSVNLHYTVGEEGPVRLGVYDMLGRQVKELFNDTQKQGVYDLPFDVRELPDAQYTIRLEANGSVITRKVTVQK
- a CDS encoding T9SS type A sorting domain-containing protein; this encodes MGLHHHLSFLPIRRTCCGLLAILALSVSLAHAQKSPVVRSKYSMMLPNALDGTTSNKFVFGRVSQSDGTIWVQLPDGNPNYVGYLNYREQCFFSAKVIDRVFTNNPYVSGAANTYSLNSPDTLIKNADTVRAVWTNRNGADIIQEIWPYAFERAGQIVMRWSFRNRNPSVPISVQCQWLNDVELDDPNDTLYLKVPHLGHKIRHSNDGPTILTNVSYRDRSQQWTNAGTMPWMYMAFLFDLAEQPGRPALTSLGYLDNKELGTTKPLRVTIGDWPTLSTSAWGVAPGHLIGPVLGPDDAVLIEFIPTQAGSGITVGGVTSYGTSDFEICHGTMFGLLKYKEFLPLDKTRQAYDPTPVRIDFLPVNDTTFTSDSLRFSLTVGPHLSLCDAANTISYGTTQLLPIETQPPLRMAPGDVDELVWWAKASPVYFCKDTFVSELKIAATGGIDGHPPYHSDFDVNVDTCEHPIRLECAETDTLPPLHDVLAATTVPGTMTITVHDDRKTPILDRGLDTVWWQPDRNTVPYVSNFSIALLDSIRPCYADTLKHRIVFTQRDSTIGGCFTFFFLDCMGNLSDTELCFTPHLPPTPPDTLPPIIKIIEQFGQTDDRPCSVKIDSVLASEVRNHDRKIDSVYVLGSPNNMAMNPRFQHFANPVPVARFGVHVLDSMHDGDICIRVVDAATPPNHTDTCFRYCTTPDTLAPLVKISPVTLVKWQWQVDVDESRPWDRLIDTIFVYYDPAKFTFPPTLQPPQPSVTKGLNHYTFIVQAIDTSGTASFCVRANDLAGNMSDTVCTGFEAEPDILAPNIVFEHNPNVNAPSMEFGINDIHLVGPPPYTTRYVWDRGVDSVWFTNVRGITIPWMSVKVACIDSLPHFVLSVTDTVALDTLPACVTINALDCAGNLATQDWCYRYNRDAHAPKIVAHYLDRRRIQVTVTDSALYDRGNGTVSTSGEVNIDPIAATPTAEAVSTLILQRPLVGQSSHASVSALDRWGSVFLADMPTHTAEAPIDVRIQDLALGRSEVVRHNTELDIPVRFVQNDATDVMRKDITSFLFSFTIQPQSLGLKFIGVTTAGTATANGWQVDTLTKGISSVIMAQQLPGGSALSSPPDTLLFLRFAAIGSDTTEVVRISVDQINGETVIYNGGRDTTINGLNSVSIMPPPWGSLSGTQIVIASTCAPILGADSTLATRISLDEPSPNPANATAHIHYTLAQTGPVQIGIFDMLGREIRRITDRTQVQGSYDISVSIDDIGAGQYIIRLATQDGVLTRLFVIRR